Proteins encoded in a region of the Paenibacillus sp. E222 genome:
- the glnA gene encoding type I glutamate--ammonia ligase — translation MSFTKEDILRISKEENVRFIRLQFTDLLGSIKNVEIPVSQLTKALDNKMMFDGSSIEGYVRIEESDMYLYPDLDSWLIFPWVAENRVARLICDVYLPDGNPFPGDPRGILKRNLKEAEEMGFTSFNVGPEPEFFLFKTDEKGNPTNELNDQGGYFDLAPTDLGENCRRDIVITLEEMGFEIEASHHEVAPGQHEIDFKYADALKAADQIQTFKLVVKTIARQHGLHATFMPKPLFGMNGSGMHCNQSLFQGKVNAFVDESDELGLSKTARHFMAGTLKHARAFAAITNPTVNSYKRLVPGYEAPCYVAWSASNRSPMIRIPASRGLSTRVEVRNPDPAANPYLALAVLLKAGLDGIKRELSLPAPIDRNIYIMSEEERVEEGIPSLPADLKEALNELIRSEVICDALGDHALAHFYELKEIEWDMYRTQVHQWERDQYITLY, via the coding sequence GTGAGTTTTACTAAAGAAGACATACTACGCATCTCAAAAGAAGAGAATGTACGATTCATTCGTTTGCAATTTACCGATCTGCTTGGATCAATCAAAAACGTTGAGATCCCTGTGAGCCAGCTTACCAAGGCTCTGGACAATAAAATGATGTTTGATGGATCTTCCATTGAAGGTTATGTGCGTATTGAAGAGTCCGACATGTACCTCTATCCTGATCTTGATTCTTGGCTCATTTTCCCTTGGGTAGCCGAGAACCGTGTTGCTCGACTGATTTGCGACGTATATCTTCCGGATGGTAATCCGTTTCCAGGAGATCCGCGTGGCATCTTGAAACGAAACCTGAAAGAAGCCGAAGAAATGGGATTCACTTCCTTCAACGTCGGTCCTGAACCAGAGTTCTTCTTGTTCAAAACAGACGAAAAAGGAAACCCGACTAACGAACTGAATGACCAAGGTGGATATTTCGACCTTGCGCCTACGGATCTTGGTGAAAACTGTCGTCGTGACATCGTTATCACACTTGAAGAAATGGGCTTTGAGATCGAAGCTTCCCACCATGAGGTAGCTCCAGGTCAGCATGAGATCGACTTTAAATATGCTGATGCTCTTAAAGCAGCAGACCAGATCCAAACGTTCAAACTTGTTGTTAAAACGATTGCACGTCAGCATGGTCTACATGCTACCTTTATGCCGAAACCGCTGTTTGGTATGAACGGTTCCGGTATGCACTGTAACCAATCCTTGTTCCAAGGTAAAGTGAACGCATTCGTAGACGAGTCGGACGAGCTGGGTCTGAGCAAAACTGCACGTCACTTCATGGCTGGAACTTTGAAGCATGCGCGTGCGTTTGCAGCAATTACGAACCCAACTGTGAACTCATACAAACGTCTTGTACCAGGTTATGAAGCCCCTTGTTATGTAGCATGGTCCGCCAGTAACCGTAGCCCAATGATCCGTATTCCAGCTTCCCGTGGTCTGAGTACACGTGTTGAGGTTCGTAATCCGGATCCGGCTGCTAACCCTTACTTGGCTTTGGCTGTTTTATTGAAAGCAGGTCTGGACGGAATCAAACGTGAGCTTTCCTTACCAGCTCCGATTGACCGCAACATCTACATCATGTCAGAAGAAGAGCGTGTGGAAGAAGGCATTCCAAGCTTGCCAGCTGACCTGAAAGAAGCATTGAACGAATTGATCCGCAGCGAAGTTATCTGTGATGCTCTCGGCGACCACGCCCTGGCTCACTTCTACGAGCTGAAAGAAATTGAGTGGGATATGTATCGTACACAAGTCCACCAATGGGAACGCGATCAATATATCACGTTGTACTAA
- a CDS encoding abortive infection system toxin AbiGii family protein has protein sequence MFSNFKESFKKSDGRIIPKEIVESLNKRLPDGLIYKRVANDLVVAVPSEGRAMQMSANIKIPESLRIYKPEELFDIIYRSQTELKIDKNVPVKINGIEIPLDEAALAPLLASENTEFYLQPKPFPPPHVVEFSGYGHTRSLTMQRQPLADLNKTLLKNIDNDGLQVSMTVLEDIETLQFSFNFNLQKVNSIDELLSVLLVYQAFIQGDGQVVGMRLPPSPINDVESGTLNELLTFWKKMKSVENKLGVHFSLDLPLSDEEDIWLIKLYSSFVKEVPFRENIKYTSITFDPPEDFDKDRLISQTAGFTFVQPENINLLEVDLELFAVMGVYNLRISDIIPSIKEQGKLECILENKSSQKSFRSMRYFKTYEEALEFQKNIRPLHEARDLFSIFEENK, from the coding sequence ATGTTTTCCAACTTTAAAGAATCATTTAAAAAATCAGACGGTCGTATAATCCCAAAAGAAATCGTTGAGTCTCTCAACAAAAGGTTGCCTGATGGTCTTATATATAAGCGAGTAGCTAATGACCTGGTTGTTGCAGTGCCTAGTGAAGGTAGGGCTATGCAGATGTCTGCCAATATCAAAATCCCTGAAAGTTTAAGAATCTACAAACCGGAGGAACTTTTCGATATAATCTATAGAAGTCAAACTGAACTTAAAATTGATAAAAATGTGCCAGTTAAAATAAACGGGATCGAGATACCATTAGATGAAGCGGCATTAGCTCCTTTATTAGCAAGTGAAAATACTGAATTCTACTTACAGCCAAAGCCATTCCCGCCACCTCACGTAGTTGAATTTTCTGGATATGGGCACACTAGATCTCTAACTATGCAAAGGCAGCCGCTTGCTGATCTTAATAAAACGCTATTAAAAAATATAGATAATGACGGTCTGCAGGTATCCATGACAGTACTTGAAGATATAGAAACACTTCAATTTTCCTTTAATTTTAATCTCCAAAAAGTTAATTCCATCGATGAATTATTAAGTGTTTTATTAGTATATCAGGCATTTATTCAAGGCGACGGGCAGGTAGTTGGAATGAGATTACCCCCTTCGCCAATCAACGATGTAGAGAGTGGGACATTGAATGAACTATTAACGTTTTGGAAAAAGATGAAAAGTGTTGAGAACAAGTTGGGAGTCCATTTTTCACTAGATTTGCCTCTTAGTGATGAGGAAGACATCTGGTTAATTAAACTGTACTCGTCCTTTGTAAAAGAAGTGCCGTTCAGAGAAAATATTAAGTATACTTCGATTACATTCGATCCTCCTGAGGATTTTGATAAAGATCGGTTAATCAGTCAAACCGCCGGTTTTACATTTGTGCAGCCTGAGAATATTAATTTACTTGAGGTAGATCTGGAATTGTTTGCAGTGATGGGCGTATATAATTTGCGTATTTCAGATATAATTCCTAGTATAAAAGAGCAAGGTAAGTTGGAATGTATACTTGAAAATAAGTCCTCTCAGAAAAGCTTTCGATCAATGAGATACTTTAAGACGTATGAAGAGGCTTTGGAGTTTCAAAAGAACATAAGACCACTTCATGAGGCCAGAGATTTGTTCAGCATTTTTGAAGAAAATAAATAA
- a CDS encoding abortive infection system antitoxin AbiGi family protein yields MAIEQYSDILLDSAPQVSQANYTYRQSANVLFNFMPKLEYLKSKLSKKAMIPRFYEENITYLDLTEMDKVAFPMVCFCDIHLNKLTYHMGGTNSSDGYGRYGIGMSKMWGIQEGVQPISYMNSSSALLSDFKTAFKHAMEQMRDGTGDEILHNQLATQLLFIKPLNGEMAKQRGTSFEHISKNFHDEREWRFVPNFSDVYTDLSLIIPQSVLVNNLNNVVCNAYSDGIEQKEELWLKFDYDKIEYLIVDTVEDRDNLIHFIMNDLHTDQTTKYILISKIMVFTQLEKDW; encoded by the coding sequence ATGGCCATTGAACAGTATAGTGATATTTTATTGGACTCAGCTCCACAGGTGTCTCAGGCTAACTACACTTACAGACAAAGTGCGAATGTCCTTTTCAATTTCATGCCTAAACTTGAATACCTGAAAAGTAAATTAAGCAAAAAAGCAATGATTCCGAGATTTTATGAAGAGAATATCACATACTTGGATTTGACCGAGATGGATAAAGTTGCATTTCCTATGGTTTGTTTCTGTGATATTCATCTAAACAAATTAACGTACCATATGGGAGGCACCAATAGCTCTGATGGATATGGGCGATACGGAATTGGTATGAGCAAGATGTGGGGCATCCAAGAAGGTGTTCAACCGATTAGTTATATGAATAGTTCATCGGCTTTACTCTCTGACTTCAAAACAGCATTCAAACATGCTATGGAACAAATGCGTGATGGTACTGGGGATGAAATCCTTCATAATCAATTGGCAACACAACTGCTTTTTATCAAACCATTAAACGGAGAAATGGCAAAGCAAAGAGGGACTTCTTTCGAACACATTTCTAAGAATTTTCATGATGAGAGGGAATGGAGATTCGTCCCCAATTTTAGTGATGTATATACAGATTTGAGTTTGATAATTCCACAATCGGTTTTGGTGAATAATTTGAACAATGTGGTATGTAATGCATACTCAGACGGCATTGAACAAAAAGAAGAACTGTGGTTGAAATTTGATTATGATAAGATTGAATATCTAATCGTGGATACGGTTGAAGATCGAGATAATTTAATTCATTTCATCATGAATGATTTACACACTGATCAAACCACAAAATATATTCTAATCTCTAAAATTATGGTATTTACTCAATTAGAGAAGGATTGGTGA
- a CDS encoding phosphotransferase enzyme family protein yields MNDFFRFDTDEERRALLIRARKVALSAIRKYALEWDSIQFIQLSDTITYKIETSTDNNYLLRIHSDRLSREEIRSELLLLQALNKSKDLNVPEGMASCDGIYVLDIETEIGYRRPYVTMMRWIEGEKAAGEFTDSQAYNIGVLMSRLHAAAKDFNPPSDFVRPTWGVESFKREMGKLELYYERFLSEEGWKLYQDAAEKVVSQLTTMHPSEHNYGLIHADLHTGNMVFKDNEPYPIDFGRCGYGYYLYDMAGTILELWPKHRWMLIQGYESIRKLETDYIRDLECFFVMFMIENCCHHSSDPRETTSLIDEQKYAQAYIREYLNGNPFLFEVIEPVNVD; encoded by the coding sequence ATGAATGATTTTTTTAGATTTGATACTGATGAAGAACGGCGGGCGTTATTAATCAGAGCAAGGAAAGTCGCTTTATCTGCAATTCGAAAGTATGCCTTAGAATGGGATAGCATCCAGTTTATTCAACTATCCGATACGATCACGTATAAAATTGAAACCAGTACAGATAACAATTATTTACTTCGCATTCATTCGGACCGATTAAGCAGAGAGGAAATTCGTTCGGAACTCCTACTGTTACAAGCACTGAACAAATCGAAAGATCTAAATGTACCAGAAGGGATGGCAAGTTGTGATGGTATTTATGTATTGGACATCGAAACAGAGATAGGATATAGGCGCCCTTATGTAACGATGATGCGGTGGATAGAGGGTGAAAAAGCAGCAGGTGAATTTACAGATAGTCAAGCATATAATATAGGTGTATTGATGAGCAGGCTCCATGCAGCAGCAAAGGATTTCAATCCACCTTCTGATTTTGTAAGACCTACTTGGGGAGTAGAAAGTTTTAAACGTGAAATGGGTAAGTTGGAACTTTACTATGAACGTTTTTTATCCGAAGAGGGATGGAAGCTGTATCAAGATGCAGCTGAGAAGGTTGTATCCCAACTTACCACTATGCATCCAAGTGAACATAACTATGGGCTCATTCATGCTGATTTACATACCGGTAATATGGTTTTTAAGGATAATGAACCCTATCCGATTGATTTTGGAAGATGTGGGTACGGATATTATCTCTACGATATGGCAGGCACCATATTGGAGCTTTGGCCAAAGCATCGATGGATGCTTATCCAAGGTTATGAGAGTATTAGGAAGTTGGAAACGGACTATATTCGGGATCTGGAATGTTTTTTTGTCATGTTCATGATCGAGAATTGCTGCCATCACTCCTCTGATCCAAGAGAAACAACCAGTTTAATCGATGAACAAAAGTATGCCCAAGCATACATAAGAGAATATTTAAATGGTAATCCATTTTTATTCGAAGTGATCGAGCCTGTAAATGTGGATTAA
- a CDS encoding AAA family ATPase, which translates to MNGRVMAAGGQPGGRPSRQINVVLRNQEPQMLVKEEETAIQAAKGLAKHAHFQEIQGELEQLVGLENIKDLVFEIYAFLQIAQMRTEAGLISGAHVYHMIFKGNPGTGKTTVARIVAKLFQKMGVLSKGHLIEVERADLVGEYIGHTAQKTRDLVKKALGGILFIDEAYSLARGGEKDFGKEAIDTLVKSMEDNKNQFILILAGYSEEIDFFLQTNPGLPSRFPIQVEFPDYSIDQLIQISEIMAKERDYILMPQTILKLKQHLLQEKNESLHAFSNARYVRNAIERSIRHQAVRLLEQYTQGSPGKLELMTIRTEDLKFEQK; encoded by the coding sequence ATGAACGGACGGGTCATGGCTGCAGGAGGGCAACCGGGAGGCAGACCATCCAGACAAATTAATGTTGTTTTGCGTAACCAGGAACCTCAGATGCTGGTCAAAGAAGAAGAGACAGCCATACAAGCAGCAAAAGGCTTAGCTAAACATGCGCATTTTCAAGAAATTCAAGGTGAGTTAGAGCAACTGGTTGGACTGGAAAATATCAAGGATTTAGTATTTGAAATCTATGCTTTCTTACAGATTGCCCAGATGCGTACCGAGGCTGGATTGATCAGTGGGGCGCACGTGTATCATATGATTTTCAAAGGCAATCCGGGAACCGGAAAAACAACGGTAGCACGAATTGTTGCGAAGCTTTTTCAGAAGATGGGTGTATTGAGTAAGGGTCACTTGATTGAAGTGGAACGTGCAGACTTGGTCGGAGAATACATTGGGCATACGGCACAGAAAACCAGAGACTTGGTCAAGAAGGCATTGGGCGGAATTTTGTTTATTGACGAGGCGTACAGTCTGGCTCGCGGGGGCGAGAAGGATTTTGGGAAGGAAGCGATCGACACTCTTGTGAAGTCAATGGAAGATAATAAGAATCAATTTATCCTCATTTTGGCGGGATACTCGGAAGAGATTGATTTTTTTCTACAGACGAATCCCGGATTACCTTCCCGTTTTCCGATTCAGGTTGAATTTCCAGACTATAGCATTGATCAATTGATTCAAATCTCCGAGATTATGGCCAAGGAACGTGACTATATTCTCATGCCACAGACCATACTCAAACTAAAGCAGCATCTGCTTCAGGAAAAAAATGAATCTCTTCATGCGTTCAGCAACGCCCGATATGTCCGAAATGCCATTGAACGATCGATACGCCATCAGGCAGTTCGACTATTGGAACAGTATACCCAAGGGAGTCCGGGAAAACTGGAGCTGATGACCATTCGCACAGAGGATTTGAAGTTTGAGCAAAAGTAA
- a CDS encoding tyrosine-type recombinase/integrase, which translates to MPKSSLFNASKRILRKAGLSEELTIHSLRHTYAVIMLEAGADIKFVQEQLGHGSVQITSDVYAHISKKLEKRNIDKYGEYTSRIFGSENQKPGDVWGTQPQ; encoded by the coding sequence ATGCCTAAATCTAGTCTCTTTAATGCTTCAAAGAGAATTTTGAGAAAGGCTGGTTTGAGTGAGGAATTAACAATTCATTCCTTGAGACATACCTATGCTGTGATCATGCTAGAAGCTGGGGCTGACATCAAATTTGTACAAGAGCAGCTTGGGCATGGCAGTGTGCAAATTACATCCGATGTGTATGCTCATATTTCTAAAAAGCTAGAAAAGCGGAACATTGATAAGTATGGAGAGTACACTTCCCGTATTTTTGGATCAGAAAATCAAAAACCGGGGGACGTTTGGGGGACGCAACCTCAATAG
- a CDS encoding methionine gamma-lyase family protein, whose amino-acid sequence MASFDSEIIELQQQVERQIEGQLQQIDRITDHNQWKVINAFQRRKVSDFHFAGSTGYAYNDRGREVLDEVYADVFGAEAALVRPHFASGTHTIATALFGVLRPGDELLYITGKPYDTLHKVIGKPGDGTGSLRDFGIGYQETALLEDGGVDWAAVEKSIHAATKVIGIQRSRGYDWRSSFCIEEIADMVARVKAIKEDVIVFVDNCYGEFTEEHEPTEIGVDLMAGSLIKNPGGGLAETGGYICGKEKYVQLAAYRLTAPGIGGEVGAMLGTTRGIYQGLYMAPTIVGQAIKGSIFAAAMFAASGFVTKPAWNEMRTDLIQAVQFSSAEHLIAFVQGIQRAAAVDSHVVPEPWDMPGYEHPVIMAAGTFIQGGSLELSADAPIREPYIGYMQGGLTYSHVKYGVLMALQTMKERKLL is encoded by the coding sequence ATGGCAAGCTTTGATTCAGAGATTATTGAACTTCAACAACAGGTTGAACGCCAGATTGAGGGGCAATTGCAACAGATTGATCGGATCACCGATCATAACCAGTGGAAAGTAATCAATGCGTTTCAACGCAGAAAAGTCAGTGATTTTCACTTTGCGGGTTCAACGGGTTACGCGTATAACGATCGCGGGCGTGAGGTGCTTGATGAAGTATATGCCGATGTGTTTGGTGCAGAGGCGGCACTGGTGCGTCCGCATTTTGCATCAGGTACACATACTATTGCTACAGCTTTGTTCGGTGTGCTCCGTCCAGGTGACGAGTTGTTGTACATTACGGGTAAGCCCTATGACACATTGCATAAAGTCATTGGCAAGCCTGGTGATGGAACAGGATCGTTACGGGATTTCGGCATTGGTTATCAAGAGACGGCTCTGTTAGAAGATGGCGGAGTAGATTGGGCAGCGGTCGAGAAAAGCATCCATGCAGCGACAAAAGTCATTGGCATTCAGCGCTCCAGAGGATATGATTGGAGATCTTCCTTCTGTATTGAGGAAATCGCTGATATGGTTGCACGTGTAAAGGCGATCAAGGAAGATGTCATCGTATTTGTGGATAACTGTTATGGTGAATTCACGGAGGAACATGAACCAACTGAAATCGGGGTAGACCTGATGGCAGGATCACTGATTAAGAATCCCGGTGGAGGTCTGGCGGAAACCGGAGGATACATATGCGGGAAGGAAAAGTACGTACAATTGGCAGCCTATCGTCTGACTGCTCCCGGAATTGGCGGTGAGGTTGGTGCGATGTTGGGAACAACTCGTGGCATCTACCAAGGACTTTACATGGCTCCGACAATTGTGGGACAGGCCATTAAAGGGAGTATATTCGCTGCAGCGATGTTTGCTGCATCCGGATTTGTAACCAAACCGGCATGGAACGAAATGCGTACAGATCTGATTCAAGCTGTTCAATTCAGTTCGGCCGAGCATTTAATTGCCTTTGTGCAAGGAATACAGCGGGCTGCTGCAGTAGATAGCCATGTTGTTCCTGAACCGTGGGACATGCCGGGTTACGAGCATCCTGTCATCATGGCGGCAGGTACGTTTATACAGGGCGGAAGCCTTGAATTATCTGCAGATGCGCCTATCCGTGAGCCTTATATTGGCTATATGCAGGGCGGTTTAACGTACTCTCATGTTAAATATGGCGTTTTGATGGCACTACAGACCATGAAAGAACGTAAATTATTGTGA
- the hflX gene encoding GTPase HflX — MTNGTHDTDMVKKDRAVLVSLVTDEVKRSGINPEYSLEELVKLAETAGVEVLSVLSQNLKTRDTKWFIGKGKVEELRAVAEEMGATTAIFDQELSGAQVRNLEEALDLKIIDRTQLILDIFAQRANTREGIIQVELAQLSYLLPRLSGHGKNLSRLGGGIGTRGPGESKLETDRRHIRGRIDDLKRHLEEVTRHRKLHRERRKKTGIVQVALVGYTNAGKSTLLKQLTAADVYIQDQLFATLDPTSRTMELPSGKEIVLTDTVGFIQNLPHDLIAAFRATLEEVNEADLILHVVDASSAMREDQMKTVHTILQQLGSGDKPQLVLYNKKDACTPEQLEMLPLDKEHIKVSALDADDLQKIRELIQAELTGDTKRFRIPAERGDLTSVLYKIGDVVETTFEDNDVIYEVELQKGEYEKFGYLLEDFIQL, encoded by the coding sequence ATGACAAATGGCACACATGATACAGATATGGTGAAGAAGGATCGCGCTGTGTTGGTGAGTCTGGTTACCGATGAGGTCAAACGTTCGGGTATTAACCCGGAGTACTCCCTTGAGGAGTTGGTAAAGCTCGCCGAGACGGCAGGTGTGGAAGTGCTGAGTGTATTGTCACAGAACCTGAAAACCCGGGACACCAAATGGTTCATTGGTAAGGGGAAAGTGGAAGAACTTCGTGCAGTAGCTGAGGAAATGGGAGCAACAACAGCTATTTTTGACCAGGAACTGTCCGGTGCTCAAGTTCGTAACCTGGAAGAAGCGTTGGATCTCAAAATTATTGACCGTACCCAACTGATTTTGGATATCTTTGCGCAGCGTGCCAACACGAGAGAAGGTATTATCCAAGTTGAACTGGCTCAGTTGAGCTATTTGCTGCCACGTTTGTCGGGTCACGGCAAGAATTTGTCCAGACTTGGCGGCGGAATTGGAACGCGGGGTCCGGGTGAAAGTAAACTGGAGACAGATCGTCGACATATTCGTGGTCGCATTGATGACTTGAAGCGTCATTTGGAAGAAGTGACACGTCATCGCAAGCTGCACCGGGAGCGTCGCAAAAAGACGGGGATCGTTCAGGTAGCGCTTGTAGGTTATACGAATGCGGGTAAATCCACCTTGCTTAAACAATTAACGGCGGCAGATGTGTATATTCAAGACCAGCTGTTTGCCACACTGGATCCAACCTCTCGGACGATGGAACTGCCAAGTGGTAAAGAAATTGTACTCACAGATACGGTTGGCTTTATACAGAACCTTCCTCATGATCTGATTGCGGCTTTCCGTGCAACGCTGGAGGAAGTGAATGAAGCGGACCTTATATTACATGTGGTCGATGCATCGTCTGCAATGCGTGAAGATCAGATGAAAACGGTACACACCATTTTGCAGCAACTGGGTTCAGGGGACAAGCCTCAATTGGTATTGTATAACAAAAAGGATGCTTGTACGCCGGAGCAGCTTGAAATGCTTCCTTTGGATAAAGAACATATCAAAGTGAGCGCTCTGGATGCTGATGACTTGCAGAAAATTCGGGAGCTTATTCAGGCTGAATTGACCGGAGACACGAAACGGTTCCGTATTCCGGCTGAGCGTGGAGATCTTACGTCTGTACTTTACAAAATTGGTGATGTGGTTGAGACCACATTTGAAGATAATGATGTAATTTATGAAGTGGAACTGCAAAAAGGCGAATATGAGAAATTCGGTTATTTACTTGAAGATTTCATACAACTGTAA
- a CDS encoding MerR family transcriptional regulator: MGDEIRRNMALFPIGIVMKLTDLSARQIRYYEQHSLIVPARTSGNQRLFSFNDVERLLEIKALIEKGVNIAGIKQVMNPVSKESEEATVITADTEVKRRELSDSQLHRLLKQQLVSGKRPGQVSLIQGELSRFFNKK; the protein is encoded by the coding sequence ATGGGTGACGAAATTCGCAGAAATATGGCCTTATTCCCGATAGGTATTGTAATGAAACTAACGGATCTGTCCGCGCGTCAGATTCGTTATTATGAGCAGCACAGTTTGATTGTTCCTGCGAGAACGTCAGGTAATCAGCGTTTGTTCTCTTTCAATGACGTAGAACGATTGCTGGAAATCAAGGCTCTGATTGAAAAAGGAGTTAACATTGCGGGCATTAAACAAGTGATGAATCCTGTATCCAAAGAGTCAGAAGAAGCAACGGTTATTACAGCCGATACGGAAGTGAAACGCAGAGAGCTGTCGGACTCCCAACTGCATCGTCTGCTTAAACAACAACTGGTGTCAGGTAAGAGACCTGGACAAGTATCTCTCATCCAGGGAGAGCTTTCCCGATTCTTTAATAAAAAATAA
- a CDS encoding S-layer homology domain-containing protein, with protein MTVKLIDNKITFKDVPDSYWAAEAITFAASRELFLGTGQGVFIPGESMSRAMFFTVLARLDDVETEGGANWYTKAQNWSVTAGISDGSAPDAAITREQLITLLPGTPTTCNKRQR; from the coding sequence ATGACGGTTAAATTGATCGACAACAAGATTACCTTCAAGGATGTGCCTGACAGCTATTGGGCGGCCGAAGCGATAACCTTTGCCGCCAGCCGAGAACTGTTCCTTGGAACGGGGCAAGGCGTATTTATTCCGGGTGAATCCATGAGCCGTGCCATGTTCTTTACTGTGTTGGCTCGCCTCGACGACGTTGAGACCGAAGGCGGTGCGAATTGGTACACCAAGGCGCAAAACTGGTCTGTAACGGCCGGGATTAGCGACGGCAGCGCCCCGGATGCAGCCATTACCAGGGAGCAATTGATCACTCTTTTGCCCGGTACGCCGACAACCTGCAACAAGCGGCAACGGTAA
- a CDS encoding S-layer homology domain-containing protein, whose translation MGKGSDELAVAQGIMNGKPGNLLAPASSVTRAEVSAILARFITSR comes from the coding sequence TTGGGCAAAGGAAGCGATGAACTGGCTGTGGCGCAAGGGATCATGAACGGCAAGCCGGGGAACCTTCTGGCGCCTGCAAGCAGCGTCACTCGAGCTGAAGTATCTGCCATACTTGCCCGCTTTATAACTTCGCGCTAG
- a CDS encoding CD3324 family protein, protein MVHLLNEIQKYMNGGLVYIPKSKGLRKKWGENSGSRKILNLRNDEIRQKFLDGDTIDQLSDRFCLSSDTIKKIVYTK, encoded by the coding sequence ATGGTTCACCTACTAAATGAAATACAAAAGTATATGAACGGTGGATTGGTTTACATCCCTAAATCAAAAGGTTTGCGTAAAAAATGGGGTGAAAATTCAGGCAGCAGAAAAATTTTGAATCTTAGAAATGATGAAATCCGGCAAAAGTTTCTCGATGGTGACACTATCGATCAACTTTCAGATCGATTTTGCCTTTCAAGCGATACTATTAAAAAGATCGTTTATACAAAATAA